The proteins below are encoded in one region of Paenibacillus albus:
- the hisA gene encoding phosphoribosylformimino-5-aminoimidazole carboxamide ribotide isomerase produces MKFRPCIDLHKGKVKQIVGETLSQNEDQQVVENFVSEHDSAYYADMFQRDQLTGGHVIMLGGGNEEAALKALRAYPGGLQIGGGIRAENAAQYLEAGASHVIVTSYIFRDGELDMDNLQRIVSEVGKEKLVIDLSCKKRDDKWFVVTNQWTTFSSFEVKAAHLEELAQYCDEYLVHAVDVEGKRSGILTDLVEQLAQWVTIPTTYAGGARSFDDLALFQKLAAGKLDITIGSALDIFGGSMPYEDVVAFCKSRAY; encoded by the coding sequence ATGAAATTCAGACCTTGTATCGACCTACATAAAGGGAAAGTGAAACAAATTGTCGGTGAAACATTAAGCCAAAATGAAGACCAGCAAGTCGTCGAGAACTTCGTATCGGAGCATGACTCCGCTTATTATGCAGACATGTTCCAGCGTGATCAGTTAACCGGCGGCCATGTTATCATGCTCGGAGGCGGCAATGAAGAAGCGGCGCTCAAGGCACTACGCGCATATCCAGGCGGTCTTCAGATCGGCGGGGGTATTCGAGCGGAGAACGCGGCGCAGTACCTTGAAGCGGGCGCCTCGCATGTTATCGTTACCTCTTATATTTTCCGCGACGGCGAGCTTGATATGGACAACCTTCAGCGCATCGTCTCCGAGGTTGGCAAGGAGAAGCTGGTCATTGATCTGAGCTGCAAGAAGCGCGATGATAAGTGGTTTGTCGTCACGAACCAATGGACAACCTTCAGCAGCTTCGAAGTGAAAGCAGCGCATCTGGAAGAGCTTGCGCAATATTGCGACGAATATCTCGTGCATGCCGTCGACGTTGAGGGTAAGCGGAGCGGCATTCTAACGGATCTGGTCGAGCAGCTGGCGCAGTGGGTAACGATACCGACGACCTATGCAGGTGGTGCCCGTTCGTTCGATGATCTCGCATTGTTCCAGAAGCTGGCCGCTGGCAAGCTTGACATTACGATCGGCAGCGCGTTGGATATCTTCGGTGGCTCGATGCCGTACGAGGATGTTGTGGCTTTCTGTAAATCACGTGCATACTAA
- a CDS encoding VanZ family protein, which translates to MKKLYALIIIGYTLLLIYWMFIGFGRSAVHSSEYRYNVVPFQTVRLYFEHADSFDVKYWIVNMVGNVAVFMPFGLMLPYLLGLKLIRFSLLFIASLFVLELLQLLLHRGSFDVDDIILNTIGAWLGYFLYRLSVKRPRS; encoded by the coding sequence ATGAAGAAGCTATACGCACTTATTATAATTGGTTATACATTATTGCTTATTTACTGGATGTTTATCGGCTTTGGCCGTTCGGCTGTGCACTCGTCAGAATACCGATACAATGTCGTTCCGTTTCAGACCGTACGATTGTACTTTGAACATGCGGACAGCTTCGACGTCAAGTATTGGATCGTCAATATGGTGGGCAATGTAGCGGTGTTTATGCCTTTTGGGCTCATGCTGCCGTACTTGCTGGGACTGAAGCTTATTCGATTCTCGCTGCTGTTTATTGCATCGCTCTTCGTTCTGGAGCTGCTGCAGCTGCTGCTTCATCGCGGCAGCTTTGATGTCGACGATATCATTCTCAATACTATCGGTGCGTGGTTAGGATACTTCCTATATCGGTTAAGCGTGAAACGACCTAGAAGCTAG
- a CDS encoding GNAT family N-acetyltransferase — protein sequence MSDLTFQSYSDTYLSAVCDTYNYYVEHTTVTYDLYRYTTDQMKELIEPLSDLYRSYVVLVDGQYAGYVLLTQHKKRPAFNVTAEVSIYLDQAFIGQGIGRKAAEFIEQVARELNFHSLLAAICTENTGSVALFDKLGYKQVAYYQEIARKFDRWLNSVSYQKILA from the coding sequence ATGTCAGATTTAACGTTTCAAAGTTATTCCGATACTTACTTAAGCGCGGTTTGCGATACTTACAATTACTATGTGGAGCATACAACAGTTACTTATGACTTGTATCGGTATACGACCGATCAAATGAAGGAGCTTATTGAACCGCTCTCGGATTTGTACCGCTCGTATGTCGTTCTTGTTGACGGTCAATATGCGGGATATGTGCTCCTTACACAGCATAAGAAGCGTCCGGCGTTTAATGTAACGGCGGAAGTGAGCATCTATTTGGACCAGGCGTTTATCGGACAGGGGATCGGCCGCAAAGCTGCGGAATTCATTGAGCAAGTGGCGCGCGAGCTGAATTTCCACTCCCTGCTGGCAGCGATTTGTACGGAAAACACGGGCAGCGTAGCGCTTTTCGACAAGCTCGGCTATAAGCAAGTGGCGTACTATCAAGAGATCGCTCGCAAGTTTGACCGCTGGCTGAACTCGGTTTCTTATCAGAAAATATTAGCTTAA
- a CDS encoding TcaA NTF2-like domain-containing protein, whose product MYRRATLGALLSMMLLVSACTAKEEPRSEGTALGEQMDYSKSGANRTMNAYEESMVEAVNKNRFSLVEGLLDPDGPLYRQQESLVRRLSSKNIKEKLIRYQIMNIQKMNGNYKFYIIEKIGVYYPDGRVDMNEYEWIYTVTEDAGTGQTKVYSIERWV is encoded by the coding sequence ATGTACAGAAGGGCCACGCTCGGCGCGCTGCTGAGCATGATGCTGCTGGTAAGTGCCTGTACAGCTAAGGAAGAACCGAGATCAGAAGGGACAGCCCTCGGGGAACAGATGGACTATTCGAAATCAGGCGCCAATCGAACGATGAACGCGTATGAAGAGTCGATGGTGGAGGCAGTCAATAAGAATCGTTTCTCTCTGGTGGAAGGACTGCTTGATCCGGATGGACCGCTCTATAGGCAGCAGGAAAGCTTGGTTCGCAGGCTCAGCTCGAAGAACATCAAAGAGAAATTGATTCGTTATCAAATTATGAATATTCAGAAGATGAACGGGAACTACAAGTTTTATATTATTGAGAAGATCGGCGTCTATTACCCGGATGGCCGTGTCGATATGAATGAATATGAGTGGATTTATACCGTGACTGAAGATGCGGGGACCGGCCAGACCAAAGTCTATAGCATCGAACGCTGGGTATAG
- a CDS encoding GNAT family N-acetyltransferase gives MLTMIRSCQPEHIEHELDIFNSNPQFNLISKDKAILTAEDIAAELKDAEQAGAERYLLYDNQQFVGILELLMHNPKDSCTWIGLLIISGRYQGQGYGSAALARFDSVMRERGVQTHRLGVLVNNPNAHRFWQRHGCVEVRPAELPDGKAIIIYERTVSGVRNQ, from the coding sequence ATGCTGACCATGATTCGGTCTTGCCAGCCCGAACATATCGAGCACGAGCTTGATATTTTTAATAGCAATCCACAGTTTAATCTCATTTCCAAAGATAAAGCGATACTCACTGCCGAAGACATTGCCGCCGAGCTGAAGGATGCTGAGCAAGCCGGGGCTGAACGCTATTTGCTTTACGACAACCAACAATTTGTAGGCATTCTTGAGCTGCTTATGCATAATCCGAAGGATAGCTGCACCTGGATAGGGCTGCTAATCATTAGCGGCCGCTATCAAGGACAAGGTTATGGCAGCGCTGCGCTTGCAAGGTTTGACAGCGTCATGCGCGAGCGTGGTGTACAGACGCATAGGCTCGGCGTCCTTGTGAACAATCCGAATGCGCATCGCTTCTGGCAGCGGCATGGCTGCGTAGAAGTTCGTCCAGCTGAGCTTCCGGACGGTAAAGCGATTATCATTTATGAGAGAACAGTAAGCGGCGTGCGAAATCAATAA
- a CDS encoding GNAT family N-acetyltransferase: MIGRTEHTPTLRTKRLVLRTIDETFAEQALDFVLRNRDALAEWEPARNEEYYTLEVQKKFILDDLQSVRNGQSAKFWFSESEQQGAPLLGTITMNNIVRGAFQSCHLGYRTDEAVRGKGYMTEALAHMIHYAWNELNLHRIEANIMPRNGASLKVVERLGFKNEGLARDYLRIHGKWEDHIHMVLLNPAWEER, translated from the coding sequence ATGATTGGACGTACTGAACATACGCCGACACTCCGTACAAAGCGGCTTGTGCTTCGCACGATCGATGAGACGTTTGCGGAGCAAGCGCTGGATTTCGTGTTACGTAACAGGGATGCGCTCGCGGAGTGGGAGCCTGCAAGAAATGAAGAATATTACACATTAGAAGTGCAGAAGAAGTTCATATTGGATGATTTGCAAAGTGTTCGCAACGGGCAAAGCGCGAAGTTCTGGTTCAGTGAATCAGAACAGCAGGGCGCTCCGCTGCTGGGTACGATTACGATGAACAATATCGTGAGAGGCGCGTTTCAGTCCTGTCATCTCGGATATCGTACAGATGAGGCAGTGCGCGGCAAGGGCTATATGACTGAAGCGCTAGCGCATATGATTCATTACGCTTGGAATGAGCTGAATCTGCACCGGATCGAAGCAAATATTATGCCCCGCAACGGAGCTTCGCTGAAGGTTGTAGAGAGGCTGGGCTTTAAGAACGAAGGCCTAGCCCGTGATTACTTGCGCATTCATGGCAAATGGGAAGATCACATTCATATGGTGCTGCTCAATCCGGCGTGGGAAGAGCGTTAA
- a CDS encoding LysE family translocator, with protein MFVWKGIIIGLSIAAPVGPIGVLCMKRTINQGRLFGFFAGLGAATADGLYGLIAAFGFDLITRSLLAQQFWISLIGGLFLSYLGIQSIRSNASPSVEAAKSRNIAAAYFTTFLLTITNPMTILSFLGIFAGLQITGATTSDSLLLVLGVFTGSMLWWLFLSLVIGAFRKTLSGGAMRWINRLSGLVLLGFGIASIWHVLK; from the coding sequence ATGTTCGTTTGGAAAGGTATTATTATTGGTCTATCGATCGCGGCCCCAGTAGGTCCGATTGGTGTATTGTGCATGAAAAGAACGATTAATCAAGGGCGGTTGTTTGGTTTCTTCGCAGGGCTTGGCGCTGCAACAGCAGATGGGCTTTATGGATTAATCGCTGCTTTCGGCTTCGATTTAATAACGAGGAGCTTGCTCGCACAGCAGTTTTGGATTAGCCTCATTGGCGGCCTATTTCTAAGTTACTTGGGCATTCAGTCCATTCGTTCCAATGCTTCACCTAGCGTGGAGGCGGCAAAGAGCCGCAATATCGCCGCCGCATATTTTACTACTTTTCTGCTGACGATAACGAACCCGATGACAATTTTGTCGTTCCTTGGCATTTTTGCGGGCCTTCAAATAACAGGAGCTACAACAAGCGATTCACTGCTGCTCGTGCTTGGCGTATTCACGGGGTCGATGCTGTGGTGGCTGTTCCTCAGTCTTGTCATTGGCGCGTTCCGCAAGACGCTTAGCGGCGGAGCAATGAGGTGGATTAACCGACTCTCCGGCCTTGTGCTGCTCGGATTCGGGATCGCTTCAATATGGCATGTGTTAAAGTAA
- a CDS encoding nucleotidyltransferase family protein, translating to MSIHTEQDFLEQRLIQLLLEHESLLDELRLVRSLRLPQCYVAAGYIRNYVWDRICGYSSRSLHDDIDLVYFDSNDLSPGRDHELEEYLITATGNPQWSVKNQARMHTRNGDPIPYQSTADALSRWPEMVTAVGVRLNDEDQLELCCPHGLADLFQMRVQRSPYFLDHGYYLERIAKKGWEQNWPNLTVIS from the coding sequence ATGTCTATTCATACCGAGCAAGATTTTCTGGAACAGAGACTTATCCAGCTTCTACTGGAGCATGAGTCACTCTTAGATGAGCTGCGTCTCGTGAGGAGCTTGCGCCTTCCGCAATGCTACGTCGCCGCCGGCTATATTCGCAACTATGTTTGGGATCGAATATGCGGCTACAGCAGTCGATCGCTTCATGACGACATCGACTTAGTCTACTTCGACAGCAACGATCTCTCTCCCGGGAGAGATCATGAGCTTGAAGAGTATCTCATCACTGCCACTGGCAACCCGCAGTGGTCGGTCAAGAATCAAGCGAGAATGCATACTCGGAATGGAGATCCAATACCGTATCAATCCACGGCGGACGCGTTAAGCCGCTGGCCGGAGATGGTCACGGCAGTCGGAGTTCGATTGAACGATGAGGATCAACTGGAGCTTTGCTGTCCGCATGGGCTTGCCGATCTATTTCAAATGAGGGTTCAGCGCAGCCCGTACTTCCTGGATCACGGATATTACCTAGAACGGATCGCAAAGAAAGGCTGGGAGCAGAATTGGCCGAATTTAACGGTCATTTCCTGA
- a CDS encoding pyridoxamine 5'-phosphate oxidase family protein has protein sequence MATSYSTILLEHEQFIREQKLFFVGTAAQDGHVNLSPKGHDAFRILSPNQVAYLDLTGSGNETSAHLTAVNRITFMFMAFEGKPLILRLYGTGRVILPSSPDWEEIAAHFNLYPGYRQIIVSDVEIVKTSCGFSVPYYSYEGERDLLLKWATNQGEEKLIEYRKRKNSESMDGFVTPIGKEFEEQSS, from the coding sequence ATGGCAACGTCTTATTCAACGATACTGCTAGAGCATGAACAATTTATTCGGGAGCAGAAGCTGTTCTTTGTCGGAACAGCAGCACAGGACGGACATGTGAATTTGTCGCCGAAAGGACATGATGCTTTTCGGATATTATCACCTAACCAAGTTGCTTATTTGGATTTGACTGGAAGCGGCAACGAGACGAGTGCGCACTTGACCGCTGTGAATCGAATTACGTTCATGTTCATGGCGTTTGAAGGGAAGCCGCTCATTCTGAGGCTGTATGGTACCGGCAGAGTCATTCTTCCAAGTTCACCGGATTGGGAAGAGATTGCCGCGCATTTCAACCTCTATCCCGGCTACCGTCAAATTATCGTTTCTGACGTTGAAATCGTGAAAACTTCATGCGGATTCAGCGTGCCCTACTATTCGTACGAGGGAGAACGCGATCTGCTGCTGAAATGGGCGACAAACCAGGGAGAAGAGAAATTAATCGAATATCGCAAAAGAAAAAATTCCGAGAGCATGGATGGCTTCGTTACGCCAATTGGCAAAGAGTTCGAAGAGCAAAGCAGCTAG
- a CDS encoding alpha/beta fold hydrolase: MNQELLTSHVNNDGVLIHYLDSFHAADPRLTPLLICPGLSETAEEYVDLMQALLPRRCIVLSFRGRGGSDTPSHGYNLDAHLTDLEAVIRAAGIERFHLFAHSRGVSYALGYLQQQSRLGSSSVDSLILSDYPPEHRQMPEGWADDYITNYLIPFERTGHIRPEAVWGIQHEAEQISLSAALDAVPNALILRGALEDSLLSDADTKRYTEMFTRCRIEALEQSGHNLMDNEREGCFRHIRRFLEEEELTLQ; encoded by the coding sequence GTGAACCAGGAGCTTCTGACTAGTCATGTAAATAACGATGGTGTCCTTATTCATTATTTAGATTCGTTTCATGCTGCTGATCCTAGACTAACGCCGCTGCTAATCTGTCCGGGGCTGTCAGAGACGGCAGAAGAATATGTGGATTTGATGCAAGCACTGCTGCCACGTAGGTGTATTGTGCTTTCTTTCCGAGGAAGAGGTGGAAGTGATACACCTTCTCACGGATACAATCTGGATGCGCATCTTACAGACCTTGAAGCTGTTATCCGCGCAGCTGGCATAGAACGATTCCATCTATTCGCGCATTCGAGAGGCGTCTCGTACGCGCTTGGTTATTTACAGCAGCAAAGTCGGCTCGGCAGTTCGTCAGTCGATTCACTTATTCTCAGCGATTACCCGCCCGAGCATCGTCAAATGCCTGAAGGCTGGGCAGACGATTACATAACGAATTATCTTATTCCTTTCGAGCGAACTGGCCATATTCGACCTGAAGCGGTATGGGGCATCCAGCATGAAGCGGAGCAAATTTCGCTTTCCGCAGCGCTGGACGCTGTCCCGAATGCACTGATTCTAAGAGGGGCGCTAGAAGACTCGCTGCTTAGCGATGCGGACACGAAGAGGTATACGGAGATGTTCACCCGATGCCGAATAGAAGCACTTGAGCAGTCCGGACATAATTTAATGGATAATGAGCGAGAGGGTTGTTTCCGGCATATCCGTCGGTTTCTTGAAGAAGAAGAGCTGACCTTACAATAA
- a CDS encoding SRPBCC family protein yields the protein MVTVETEVWINAPLEHCFELARNIDVHTRTVWPRTKERAVAGVTTGPIGHGETVTFEATHLGVRQRLTSRITEYRAPYYFVDEMQRGAFKSLRHEHFFERVDGMTLMRDRLTFAAPLGVIGWFVERAVLRKYMHSFLIYRNEQLKVLAERN from the coding sequence ATGGTTACGGTAGAGACAGAAGTGTGGATCAACGCGCCGCTCGAGCATTGCTTCGAGCTGGCACGAAATATTGACGTGCATACCCGCACCGTTTGGCCGCGCACAAAGGAACGTGCAGTTGCCGGCGTTACAACCGGACCAATCGGGCATGGCGAGACGGTGACGTTCGAAGCGACGCATCTAGGCGTGAGGCAGCGGCTGACATCGCGAATAACGGAATATCGCGCTCCATATTATTTTGTAGATGAAATGCAGCGCGGCGCCTTCAAGTCCTTGCGGCATGAGCATTTTTTTGAACGCGTGGATGGGATGACGCTCATGAGAGACCGATTAACATTCGCAGCTCCGCTTGGAGTCATTGGATGGTTTGTCGAACGTGCCGTATTGCGTAAGTATATGCATAGCTTCCTAATTTATCGTAATGAACAGCTGAAGGTGCTGGCAGAAAGAAACTAG
- a CDS encoding GNAT family N-acetyltransferase: MGQIVIRTETDADYAIVREVNYCAFGNRDDEADLVERIRRSAEFIPELSLVAERDGSIAGHVLISKALIQNENMNTEVLVLAPIAVLPAYQRQGVGVELIREGLKRSRALGYPAVLLIGHPTYYPKFGFIPASRFGIELKQFPVPDEVFMANELHDGALTGIVGELKYPEAFAG, translated from the coding sequence TTGGGGCAAATCGTGATAAGAACGGAAACAGACGCGGATTATGCTATCGTTCGCGAAGTGAATTATTGTGCGTTCGGTAATCGGGATGATGAAGCGGATTTGGTCGAGCGCATCCGGAGGTCAGCCGAATTCATTCCCGAGCTGTCGTTAGTGGCGGAGCGGGATGGCAGTATTGCAGGTCACGTGCTAATTAGCAAAGCTTTGATACAGAACGAGAACATGAACACGGAAGTGCTTGTACTTGCTCCAATCGCTGTGCTTCCTGCTTATCAGAGGCAAGGAGTAGGCGTGGAGCTCATTCGAGAAGGGCTGAAGCGAAGTAGAGCACTTGGTTATCCAGCTGTTCTGCTTATTGGACATCCGACCTATTATCCGAAATTCGGCTTTATACCTGCGAGCCGCTTCGGCATCGAGCTTAAGCAGTTTCCGGTTCCGGATGAAGTGTTCATGGCCAATGAGCTTCATGATGGCGCGCTTACAGGGATTGTCGGAGAGTTAAAATATCCGGAGGCTTTCGCGGGCTAA
- a CDS encoding dihydroorotate dehydrogenase: MSGMHGGFTSAGVILVLFILLVIVTRGLFL, translated from the coding sequence ATGTCCGGTATGCACGGTGGTTTCACATCTGCTGGCGTGATCTTGGTGCTGTTTATCCTGCTGGTCATCGTAACCCGCGGATTGTTCTTGTAA
- a CDS encoding Cof-type HAD-IIB family hydrolase, giving the protein MSKLNYDLIALDIDGTLLTDEHILTPGVREAVREAASRGAEIVLCTGRGPGSALPVLDALGLSGTMITHNGAATIDAARREVLHQYSIDAHEIARFRDYCRDSRLHYDFNTAFQMLIDGITPEAEEMYKMFEAKPIMRSADDPLPNDLVKFTLFGDKADLDRVEAEWNGWKHGLSHIRSGEFFIDVMHKEASKGTALRQLALARGIDSSRVMAIGNYFNDLGMLEFAGLGIAVANSPDGVKEAADQVTLSNEEDGVAHALYSHAWEN; this is encoded by the coding sequence ATGAGTAAGCTGAACTACGATTTAATTGCGCTCGATATAGACGGGACTCTGTTGACCGACGAGCATATCCTGACGCCTGGCGTCCGTGAAGCTGTGCGAGAAGCGGCAAGCCGAGGCGCGGAGATTGTCCTATGTACGGGAAGAGGTCCCGGATCAGCGCTTCCGGTACTGGATGCTCTCGGATTGTCCGGCACGATGATTACGCATAATGGAGCCGCAACGATCGATGCCGCTCGCCGTGAAGTTCTGCATCAATATAGCATTGACGCTCATGAAATTGCGCGGTTCCGCGATTACTGCAGGGATAGCCGATTGCACTATGACTTTAACACGGCCTTCCAAATGCTGATCGACGGAATTACCCCGGAAGCGGAAGAGATGTACAAGATGTTTGAGGCGAAGCCGATTATGCGCAGTGCGGATGATCCGTTGCCGAATGATCTTGTAAAGTTCACGCTGTTCGGAGACAAAGCTGACCTCGACCGCGTTGAAGCGGAATGGAATGGCTGGAAGCACGGACTGTCGCACATCCGCAGCGGTGAATTTTTCATAGATGTAATGCACAAAGAAGCAAGCAAGGGAACTGCGCTTCGACAGCTTGCGCTTGCAAGAGGCATTGATTCGAGCCGTGTGATGGCTATCGGCAATTATTTTAACGATCTGGGGATGCTTGAATTCGCTGGTCTCGGTATCGCAGTAGCCAATTCGCCTGATGGCGTCAAGGAAGCTGCGGATCAAGTAACGCTCTCGAACGAAGAAGATGGCGTCGCTCATGCCCTCTATTCGCATGCATGGGAGAACTAG
- a CDS encoding pseudouridine synthase, with protein MAKRMRLDKLLSNMGFGTRSEIRKVVKQGRVTVDGAVVKDFGMNLDPEAQTVMFDDETVIYKDTIYVMLNKPQGVVSATEDTRDRTVIDLLDPEDQVLQPFPVGRLDKDTEGLLLLTNDGKLAHDLLSPKKHVPKTYEALVHGDVDASDQDAFAAGVTLDDGYETMPAKLIIGEKESREDGIYSQITLTIHEGKFHQVKRMFEAVGKKVVYLRRVSMGPLLLDESLPLGSYRPLTEAELESLQNAHR; from the coding sequence ATGGCAAAACGAATGCGGCTGGACAAGCTGCTGTCAAATATGGGCTTTGGAACGCGAAGCGAGATTCGCAAGGTCGTCAAGCAAGGACGGGTTACAGTCGATGGCGCGGTTGTGAAAGATTTTGGCATGAACCTCGACCCGGAAGCTCAAACGGTTATGTTCGATGATGAAACGGTTATATACAAGGATACGATCTATGTCATGCTGAACAAACCGCAAGGCGTCGTCTCCGCAACAGAGGATACGCGCGATCGGACAGTGATCGATCTGCTCGACCCGGAGGATCAGGTGCTGCAGCCATTTCCTGTAGGCAGGCTCGACAAGGATACCGAAGGTCTGCTGCTGCTGACAAATGACGGGAAGCTTGCCCATGATCTGCTGTCACCGAAGAAGCATGTGCCGAAGACGTATGAAGCGCTTGTGCACGGCGATGTTGATGCGAGTGATCAGGATGCTTTTGCTGCTGGAGTTACGCTTGACGACGGTTATGAAACGATGCCTGCGAAGCTTATCATTGGCGAGAAAGAGAGCCGTGAGGATGGCATCTACAGCCAAATCACTTTGACGATCCATGAGGGTAAATTCCATCAAGTGAAGCGGATGTTCGAGGCTGTCGGCAAGAAGGTCGTGTATTTGCGCAGAGTTTCGATGGGGCCTCTTCTGCTTGACGAATCGCTTCCGCTTGGCTCGTATCGTCCGCTTACCGAGGCGGAGCTGGAATCGCTTCAAAATGCGCACCGCTAG